A window of the Acidithiobacillus thiooxidans ATCC 19377 genome harbors these coding sequences:
- the bamE gene encoding outer membrane protein assembly factor BamE domain-containing protein, whose amino-acid sequence MEYTSIILIDIQHGEIRTMNSAMRIFGILSVSCLTFGLIGCANDASKPALISSSAQANAAAPAPTASTNSAPALETKAPVVLPAPGSPFSKLKVGMSRQQVEQLIGFPSHTSSHITGKQFIPFYFGGDTRRTEAFYKDQGVLTYDNNSRFGSTDSLIKITVDTNTP is encoded by the coding sequence GTGGAATACACATCAATCATCTTAATTGATATTCAACATGGGGAAATTAGAACAATGAACTCAGCCATGAGAATTTTTGGAATATTATCGGTAAGTTGTTTGACTTTTGGGCTGATTGGTTGCGCAAACGACGCGAGTAAGCCTGCATTAATCTCTTCGTCTGCCCAAGCTAATGCTGCGGCCCCGGCTCCTACAGCCAGTACAAACTCGGCACCAGCACTTGAGACAAAAGCTCCCGTGGTTCTTCCTGCCCCCGGCTCGCCATTCTCCAAATTGAAAGTAGGTATGTCCAGACAACAAGTCGAGCAGTTGATTGGTTTCCCAAGTCATACTTCGAGCCATATCACCGGCAAGCAATTTATCCCATTCTACTTTGGCGGTGATACGCGTCGTACGGAAGCATTTTACAAGGATCAAGGTGTTCTTACCTATGACAACAACTCTCGATTTGGATCCACAGATAGTTTGATTAAAATAACAGTGGATACAAATACACCATAA
- a CDS encoding class 1 fructose-bisphosphatase has protein sequence MHIGTTLTQFITEETRRHPQASGDFAALLNDLAVSCKFIGAQVYRGALVGALGSAGTDNVQGEVQKKLDIISNDAILHAMDWTGHLAGMASEEMDDPYSIPNSVPRGKYLLLFDPLDGSSNTDVGISVGTIFSILRAPVAGRDASMKDFLQPGVEQVCAGYALYGSSNMLVYSTGHGVNGFTLDPSIGEYILTHKQMTIPEDTSEYAINMSNHRHWQKPVQRYIDELNQGTEGPRGRNFNMRWVGSMVADVHRILCRGGIFLYPFDQKDPKKPGKLRLLYEANPMSYLVEQAGGAASTGTARILEIQPEGLHQRVPVILGAKNEVERVLSYHQH, from the coding sequence ATGCATATTGGGACTACCCTGACACAATTCATTACGGAAGAAACACGACGGCATCCTCAGGCCTCCGGAGACTTTGCTGCACTTTTGAATGATCTGGCCGTTTCCTGCAAGTTTATCGGTGCACAGGTTTATCGGGGTGCCCTGGTAGGGGCCCTGGGAAGTGCCGGGACTGATAATGTCCAGGGCGAAGTACAGAAAAAGCTCGATATTATTTCCAACGACGCCATTTTGCACGCCATGGACTGGACGGGTCATCTTGCGGGGATGGCTTCCGAGGAAATGGATGATCCTTATTCCATCCCCAATAGTGTTCCCAGAGGTAAATACCTGCTTCTTTTTGATCCTCTGGATGGTTCCAGCAACACGGATGTTGGGATCAGTGTCGGAACGATTTTCAGCATTCTCAGAGCGCCAGTTGCGGGACGGGATGCCAGTATGAAAGATTTCCTGCAGCCGGGTGTGGAGCAGGTGTGTGCCGGTTATGCCCTGTATGGGTCCAGTAACATGCTGGTTTACAGTACGGGGCACGGGGTCAATGGCTTCACCCTGGACCCGTCCATCGGCGAATACATTCTCACCCACAAGCAAATGACCATTCCGGAAGACACCAGTGAATATGCCATCAACATGAGTAATCATCGGCACTGGCAGAAACCGGTACAACGTTATATTGATGAGCTGAACCAGGGTACAGAAGGTCCGCGTGGGCGGAATTTCAACATGCGCTGGGTGGGTTCCATGGTTGCGGATGTTCACCGCATTCTTTGCCGGGGCGGAATTTTTCTGTATCCCTTTGATCAGAAAGACCCCAAAAAACCCGGTAAACTCAGGTTGTTGTATGAAGCCAACCCCATGTCCTATCTGGTGGAGCAGGCGGGTGGTGCAGCAAGTACCGGGACTGCACGGATTCTGGAAATACAGCCGGAGGGACTGCATCAGCGAGTTCCCGTCATTTTGGGCGCTAAAAATGAAGTCGAACGGGTGCTCAGTTACCATCAGCACTGA
- a CDS encoding polysaccharide deacetylase family protein encodes MQLTSVLWVLAGVVVLVNVGLGFLVMCPRCKVISSNLVRLPENAVKRGEIVLTFDDGPDAYVTPLILDQLDKYCAKASFFCIGKKAVAHPDLLAEIVRRGHSIENHSYNHRNLFAFCGMRKLTIEVLATQQVLNLANNSVNPRFFRAPFGFRSPWLGFVLRQLHMQHVAWTRRGYDTVCHNSDLVFRRLVHNLSAGDILLMHDGGSASTVTGQPVVLEVLPRLLECFEQHDLHSVSLPMALDNSGF; translated from the coding sequence ATGCAGTTAACCTCAGTGCTTTGGGTTCTTGCAGGGGTGGTGGTTTTGGTAAATGTTGGACTGGGCTTTCTGGTAATGTGTCCCCGTTGCAAAGTGATCAGCAGTAATCTGGTACGCTTGCCAGAAAACGCTGTTAAGCGTGGTGAGATAGTTTTGACGTTCGACGATGGACCAGATGCCTATGTGACTCCCCTGATACTGGACCAACTCGACAAATATTGCGCTAAGGCCAGTTTTTTTTGTATTGGCAAGAAAGCAGTCGCACATCCGGACTTGCTCGCGGAAATCGTTCGTCGAGGGCACAGCATTGAAAATCATAGTTACAACCACCGAAATTTGTTTGCATTTTGCGGGATGAGAAAATTGACGATAGAAGTCCTAGCTACACAACAGGTCTTGAATTTAGCCAATAATAGTGTCAATCCCAGGTTCTTTCGTGCACCTTTTGGTTTTCGAAGTCCTTGGTTAGGCTTTGTTTTGCGCCAGTTGCACATGCAACATGTGGCCTGGACCCGGCGCGGTTATGATACGGTTTGTCATAATTCTGATTTGGTTTTCCGTCGCCTCGTCCATAATTTATCTGCAGGTGATATTTTGTTGATGCACGATGGAGGGTCGGCGAGCACGGTTACCGGTCAACCCGTCGTCCTTGAGGTGTTGCCTAGGCTATTGGAGTGTTTTGAACAACATGATCTACACAGTGTGTCTTTGCCAATGGCACTTGATAACAGTGGTTTCTAA
- the zapD gene encoding cell division protein ZapD, with protein MAVYEHPLHERARLLLRMESVFAQVQRIHEGDLRQALRPYNELLDFCSRPELRLDLILELERLGQSLSIWSQSPEVDERPLQAWQFRINQQLKLLREHREAFGELLRHQEIIQLARGRMGVAGGLADCDLPLLAFWSQQAPERAKILLGGWEKGLELLQQSVDLILALLRDSCAWSLVDAQEGRYGSALDPRRPPSLIRLEIADDMDCYPKISGGIHRFHIQWLQWLDQGAGRAIESTITFRLGLSAL; from the coding sequence ATGGCAGTTTATGAGCATCCCCTCCACGAACGCGCCCGATTGTTGTTGCGCATGGAGAGCGTTTTTGCGCAGGTGCAGCGTATTCATGAGGGAGATTTGCGGCAGGCACTGCGTCCATATAATGAACTGCTGGATTTTTGCAGTCGACCTGAGCTGCGTCTGGACTTGATTCTGGAGCTGGAGCGACTTGGGCAAAGCCTCAGTATCTGGTCCCAAAGTCCTGAGGTGGATGAGCGGCCTCTGCAGGCCTGGCAGTTTCGCATTAATCAGCAACTCAAATTACTGCGTGAACATCGGGAAGCTTTTGGAGAGTTATTACGACATCAGGAAATCATTCAGCTGGCGCGGGGTCGTATGGGGGTGGCTGGCGGTTTGGCAGACTGCGATTTACCTTTGTTGGCTTTTTGGAGTCAGCAGGCACCGGAACGCGCGAAAATCCTGCTTGGTGGCTGGGAGAAAGGGCTGGAATTATTGCAGCAAAGTGTCGATTTGATTCTGGCTTTGCTGCGGGATTCCTGTGCATGGTCACTCGTGGATGCTCAGGAAGGGCGCTATGGTTCTGCCCTTGATCCGCGTCGACCGCCCTCATTGATCCGTCTGGAAATTGCCGATGATATGGATTGTTACCCCAAAATCAGTGGAGGTATTCATCGTTTTCACATTCAGTGGTTGCAATGGTTGGACCAGGGCGCGGGCCGCGCGATAGAATCCACCATCACCTTCAGGCTGGGTCTGAGTGCCCTGTAG
- a CDS encoding phosphopantetheine-binding protein: protein MNNLTPQEMELSSLIIKTLNLSTEPHNIDPESPLYGGELGLDSIDILEISMVVSKKYGVTIANDSENKMEIFSCLRNLSTYIESHQVI, encoded by the coding sequence ATGAACAACCTTACGCCCCAGGAAATGGAATTAAGCTCACTGATAATAAAAACATTGAATCTTTCTACCGAACCGCACAACATCGACCCTGAATCACCACTATATGGTGGAGAATTAGGGCTTGATTCTATTGATATTTTAGAGATATCTATGGTTGTATCAAAAAAATACGGGGTGACCATAGCCAACGATAGTGAAAATAAAATGGAAATTTTTAGTTGCCTGCGCAATCTATCCACTTATATAGAGTCACACCAAGTCATTTAG